The proteins below come from a single Serratia fonticola genomic window:
- the aroB gene encoding 3-dehydroquinate synthase yields the protein MERITVTLGERSYPITIAAGLFDDPASFMPLKAGEQVMLVTNQTLAPLYLERIRSVLEQGGVVVDQVILPDGEQYKSLAVLEQVFSALLEKPHGRDTTLVALGGGVIGDLTGFASACYQRGVRFIQVPTTLLSQVDSSVGGKTAVNHPLGKNMIGAFYQPASVVVDLDCLRTLPARELSSGLAEVIKYGIILDGDFFVWLENNIDALVALDMDALAYCIRRCCELKAEVVAADERENGLRALLNLGHTYGHAIEAEMGYGVWLHGEAVAAGMVMAAETARRLGQFSADDIERIKALLLRAGLPVCGPQEMTPEAYLPHMLRDKKVLAGALRLVLPKGIGEAEVRGGVAHELVLASIADCLPTQRA from the coding sequence ATGGAGAGAATTACCGTAACGCTTGGGGAGCGTAGCTACCCGATTACCATAGCCGCCGGATTGTTTGACGATCCGGCTTCTTTTATGCCGCTAAAGGCGGGTGAACAGGTCATGCTGGTCACCAACCAGACTTTGGCACCGTTGTATCTGGAGCGAATCCGGTCGGTGCTGGAACAGGGCGGCGTAGTGGTGGATCAGGTGATTCTACCTGATGGCGAACAGTATAAATCTCTGGCCGTACTTGAGCAGGTGTTCTCGGCGCTGCTGGAAAAGCCCCACGGTCGCGATACCACGTTAGTTGCCCTCGGCGGCGGCGTGATTGGCGATCTGACCGGCTTTGCTAGCGCGTGCTATCAACGCGGTGTGCGTTTTATCCAGGTTCCTACCACGCTGCTCTCGCAGGTGGACTCCTCCGTTGGCGGCAAAACCGCCGTCAATCATCCGCTCGGTAAAAATATGATCGGCGCCTTCTACCAACCGGCTTCGGTGGTGGTAGATCTGGACTGCCTGCGTACTTTACCGGCGCGTGAACTCTCCTCTGGTCTGGCGGAAGTGATCAAATACGGGATTATTCTCGATGGTGATTTTTTCGTCTGGCTGGAAAATAATATTGATGCGCTGGTTGCGCTGGATATGGACGCGTTAGCGTACTGTATCCGCCGCTGTTGCGAATTGAAGGCCGAAGTGGTGGCTGCCGATGAACGTGAAAACGGTCTGCGGGCGCTGCTCAACCTGGGCCATACCTACGGCCATGCCATCGAAGCCGAAATGGGCTACGGTGTCTGGCTGCACGGTGAAGCCGTGGCGGCTGGCATGGTGATGGCTGCTGAAACAGCACGTCGTCTGGGCCAGTTCTCGGCTGACGATATCGAACGGATCAAGGCGCTGCTGCTGCGCGCCGGGTTGCCGGTTTGCGGGCCGCAGGAAATGACGCCTGAGGCCTATCTGCCACACATGCTGCGTGATAAAAAAGTGTTGGCGGGGGCGTTGCGTTTGGTATTGCCGAAGGGCATTGGTGAAGCAGAAGTTCGTGGCGGTGTTGCCCATGAGCTGGTGCTGGCATCTATCGCCGACTGTTTACCAACACAGCGCGCGTAA
- the aroK gene encoding shikimate kinase AroK, whose protein sequence is MAEKRNIFLVGPMGAGKSTIGRQLAQQLNMEFFDSDQEIERRTGADVGWVFDVEGEEGFRDREEKVINELTEKQGIVLATGGGSVKSRETRNRLSARGVVVYLETTIEKQLARTQRDKKRPLLQVDSPPREVLEALARERNPLYEEIADVTIRTDDQSAKVVANQIINMLESN, encoded by the coding sequence ATGGCAGAGAAACGCAATATCTTTCTGGTTGGGCCTATGGGTGCCGGCAAAAGCACTATTGGCCGTCAGTTAGCTCAGCAACTCAATATGGAGTTTTTCGACTCCGATCAAGAAATTGAGCGACGTACCGGAGCTGACGTGGGCTGGGTATTCGACGTGGAAGGGGAAGAAGGTTTCCGCGATCGTGAAGAAAAAGTCATTAATGAACTGACGGAAAAGCAAGGGATTGTGCTGGCTACCGGCGGGGGCTCGGTTAAGTCGCGTGAAACGCGTAACCGCCTGTCGGCGCGTGGTGTCGTGGTCTATTTGGAAACCACTATCGAGAAGCAGTTGGCCCGTACTCAGCGCGACAAGAAGCGTCCGCTGTTGCAGGTAGACTCTCCTCCGCGTGAGGTGCTGGAAGCGCTGGCTAGAGAGCGTAATCCGTTGTACGAAGAAATTGCAGATGTCACTATCCGCACCGACGATCAAAGCGCTAAAGTGGTTGCCAACCAGATTATCAACATGCTGGAAAGTAACTGA
- the hofQ gene encoding DNA uptake porin HofQ, with product MKGYQWFFVGWLALPLAVMAGVQQEKPVSLAFHDTPVSLILQALAEYQDLNLVAAEGVDTNLTLRLDNVPWQQALAVVLRMGKLTMTLEGNVMMVFPLPDEQELLRRQRALAQQEPLHNLTITLQNAEASEIAQSLDSQRGKLLTERGSVVVDKRTNALLLRDTAQALAQLKTWVAEMDTPLEQVQLAAHIVTISSENLRELGVRWGLAAEERPAKKLRIDNFSVGLPVENSAITAGFHLARISGRILDLELSALEQENQVEIIASPRLLTAHLQTASIKQGTEIPYEVSSGSSGATSIEFKDAVLGMEVTPKILPNGRITLTLQISQNMPGRSIKQGEGEALAIDKQEIKTQVTVKDGETIVLGGIFQRQRNQATDKVPGVGDIPLLGSLFKHSNQQHKRRELVIFITPTLVKV from the coding sequence ATGAAAGGATATCAGTGGTTTTTTGTGGGGTGGCTGGCTCTCCCTCTAGCGGTGATGGCGGGTGTGCAGCAGGAAAAACCGGTGTCGCTGGCGTTCCATGATACCCCGGTCAGCCTGATTTTACAGGCGCTGGCGGAGTATCAAGACCTGAACCTGGTCGCAGCCGAGGGGGTCGACACCAATCTGACGCTGCGGTTGGACAATGTTCCCTGGCAGCAGGCGTTGGCAGTGGTGTTACGCATGGGCAAGCTGACGATGACGCTGGAGGGCAATGTGATGATGGTTTTCCCACTGCCGGATGAGCAGGAGCTGCTTCGTCGGCAGCGGGCGTTGGCGCAGCAGGAGCCGCTGCACAACTTGACGATCACGCTGCAAAACGCGGAGGCCAGCGAGATAGCGCAGAGCCTGGATAGTCAACGTGGCAAATTATTGACCGAGCGTGGCAGCGTCGTGGTGGATAAACGTACCAACGCGTTGCTGCTGCGTGACACCGCTCAGGCGCTGGCCCAGTTGAAAACCTGGGTGGCAGAGATGGATACCCCGCTGGAACAGGTGCAGCTGGCTGCCCATATTGTCACCATCAGCAGCGAGAATTTGCGGGAGCTTGGCGTAAGGTGGGGGCTGGCGGCAGAAGAAAGGCCAGCCAAAAAGCTGCGGATAGACAATTTCAGCGTTGGCCTGCCGGTAGAGAACAGCGCCATAACGGCCGGTTTCCACCTGGCACGCATCAGCGGGCGCATCCTGGATCTGGAACTGTCGGCGCTGGAGCAGGAAAATCAGGTGGAGATTATCGCCAGCCCGCGCCTGCTCACCGCACATCTGCAAACCGCCAGCATTAAACAGGGCACGGAAATCCCCTACGAGGTGTCGAGCGGTTCCAGCGGTGCCACCTCGATCGAGTTCAAGGACGCGGTGCTGGGCATGGAAGTAACGCCAAAGATTTTGCCCAATGGCCGCATCACCCTGACGTTACAGATCAGCCAGAATATGCCCGGGCGTTCGATCAAACAGGGCGAAGGAGAGGCGCTGGCGATCGACAAGCAGGAGATTAAAACCCAAGTGACGGTGAAAGATGGTGAAACCATCGTCTTAGGGGGCATTTTTCAGCGTCAGCGCAACCAGGCGACCGATAAAGTCCCTGGCGTGGGCGATATCCCCTTGCTGGGATCGCTGTTCAAACACAGCAACCAACAGCATAAAAGGCGCGAGTTGGTGATTTTCATCACGCCCACACTGGTTAAGGTCTAA
- a CDS encoding DNA utilization family protein — MNKAWWFWLLLSAPLWAEQYRDPFQPPLTAACADPAVSPEGWRLKGIIGTPDLRYGWVVTPQGQWLGLLPRQRVLDGDWQVIQIQPRQLELVAQDRAEACRPRTGSVVLTLGKKP; from the coding sequence ATGAATAAGGCGTGGTGGTTTTGGCTGTTGCTCTCGGCTCCGCTGTGGGCTGAACAGTATCGCGATCCGTTCCAGCCACCGCTAACGGCGGCCTGTGCCGATCCTGCCGTTTCACCAGAGGGCTGGCGGCTGAAAGGGATTATTGGCACACCGGATTTGCGCTATGGCTGGGTGGTCACCCCACAGGGGCAGTGGTTGGGGTTATTGCCCCGGCAGCGGGTGCTGGATGGGGATTGGCAAGTGATACAGATCCAGCCCCGGCAGCTTGAGCTCGTTGCGCAGGATAGGGCAGAAGCATGTCGGCCACGCACGGGCAGTGTGGTGCTAACGTTGGGGAAAAAACCGTAA
- a CDS encoding PilN domain-containing protein, whose product MYQVNLLPWRLRRQRQRYTFWLRCFVAQLLLVLATLTTAYFLLFYQQAKQRSILQGLTQQHTELAGRIQQTQQKMAELARLAAESTRYQHNRARNLRYLSLLQQLSVALPDTLWLTDFEENARGILLRGQGGAYGEIVTFEQRLAALPLLQGCRLVEVTQRKEGGLAFTVTARWGQDG is encoded by the coding sequence ATGTATCAGGTCAATCTGTTGCCCTGGCGCCTCAGACGGCAGCGGCAACGCTACACCTTCTGGTTACGCTGCTTCGTTGCTCAATTGCTGCTGGTGCTGGCTACGCTCACGACAGCCTACTTTTTGCTGTTCTACCAACAGGCCAAGCAACGGTCGATATTGCAGGGCTTAACGCAGCAACACACTGAGCTGGCTGGGCGTATTCAGCAGACGCAGCAAAAGATGGCCGAATTGGCCCGTTTGGCCGCAGAAAGCACCCGTTACCAGCATAATCGAGCGCGCAACCTGCGTTACTTGTCGCTATTGCAACAGCTCTCGGTAGCGCTGCCGGACACTTTGTGGCTCACGGATTTTGAAGAGAACGCCAGGGGGATTTTGCTGCGGGGGCAAGGTGGGGCGTATGGGGAGATTGTCACCTTTGAACAGCGGTTGGCCGCGCTACCTTTGTTGCAGGGTTGTCGCCTGGTTGAAGTCACACAGCGTAAGGAGGGAGGGCTGGCATTCACTGTCACGGCACGCTGGGGGCAGGATGGATAA
- the pilM gene encoding type IV pilus biogenesis protein PilM yields MFSQTWQVGLDIQDHSIRALAAQHRRNGWQLRHWWQQALPYSALRAGHLESSAMLVALLKQWRSRLPRHISLRIALPAQRVLQQTLPLPDLRLQEPVRHDYITTQGLKQFPLDSQTLAMDYRQAQPNTHQLLLTAARQQELQQWLHCLQLADLHPQVIDIAPNALSMMAAFAGLAPDAGLLHRLESEWLWVAPRAMSFAYGVLPAGEAVGVKQALAALRSACPAMGAKEVYYSSVLDEAAPEGAMPWSPFTAFSRLYPPLPAQPMAFVLAGGLALRREDA; encoded by the coding sequence ATGTTTTCTCAAACGTGGCAGGTGGGGTTGGATATCCAGGATCACAGCATCAGAGCGCTGGCTGCGCAGCATCGGCGTAACGGTTGGCAATTGCGCCACTGGTGGCAACAGGCATTGCCCTATTCGGCGCTGCGGGCGGGGCATTTAGAGAGTTCTGCAATGCTGGTGGCGCTACTCAAGCAGTGGCGTAGCCGGTTACCAAGACATATTTCCTTACGCATTGCTTTACCCGCACAGCGGGTATTACAGCAGACGTTACCCCTACCGGATCTGCGCTTGCAGGAACCGGTTCGCCATGACTACATCACCACCCAGGGCCTGAAACAGTTCCCGTTAGACAGCCAGACGTTAGCAATGGATTACCGCCAGGCGCAGCCCAATACCCATCAGTTGCTGCTCACCGCGGCCCGCCAGCAGGAGCTGCAACAATGGCTGCATTGCCTGCAACTGGCGGACCTGCATCCCCAGGTGATCGATATCGCACCCAATGCGCTAAGCATGATGGCCGCATTTGCTGGCTTGGCTCCCGATGCCGGGCTGCTGCATCGCCTGGAGTCAGAATGGCTATGGGTAGCGCCGCGAGCGATGTCTTTTGCTTATGGCGTCTTGCCTGCGGGGGAAGCCGTCGGCGTCAAGCAGGCGTTGGCAGCCCTGCGTTCAGCTTGCCCAGCCATGGGGGCTAAAGAGGTGTATTACAGCAGCGTGCTGGACGAGGCCGCGCCAGAAGGCGCCATGCCCTGGTCGCCGTTCACGGCTTTCAGCCGCTTATACCCGCCGCTGCCTGCCCAGCCGATGGCGTTTGTTCTGGCTGGCGGGTTGGCCCTGCGCCGCGAGGATGCCTGA